TCCGATCAAAAGGTCAACAGTAAGCTCTTTGAGTTCCCCCTTTTTATCTCCATTCGTAAAATCTGAGTAGGAAAGCTTATATGGCCCTTGATTATTATCGCCAGTATCAATAGAAGTAACTAATCCATTTATTAATGTAGCACCAAGATCTGATGCTCTGTTGCGCATAAAGGCATCCATAACTTCTCTTCTACACATTCCAATAAACTCATTATCACTTTTTCCATAAACTCTATCTAAACTTATATCTACTTCTCTATTTGATGGAGATATCATTCTCATATGCCTTACTTTTCTATCAATAATTGACTCAGGCAAATCAAATTCTTCGACCATGCAAAGTGGAATTGCTCCTCCACATGGTTTCGCATTATCTAATTTTCTCTCGAAGAGCCAAGTTTTTATTCCAGCTTTAGCAAGTATTTCTGCCGCGCATGAACCACTTGGACCTCCACCAATAACAGCTACCCTCAACATATGAAAAAAAATATTACTGTATATAAAAACTACATCTTTTTTGCTTATAAAAGTGCATTTCTTAAAATAATAGTTAATATCGAAATATCTTTTCCAAATTCACTTCTAAATATTGGAACTAAACAAAGATATCGATCAATTTGATATACCACTTGCCAAAAGAACTTACCTAAATAATCCAAATTCAACATTATTAAAAAAACTATTAATATTTTCTCCATTTCTTTTTCTTATCTTTTCTGTCGCTGCTTTGCGATTAATTAAAAATATAGAAATAGGATCACTTGATAATCTCAATTTTCAGGCTCAGATAAATCACGACCATAGAATTTTAGGTCATTTACCCTATGCGGAAATTTCTAAGGAGAAATTAGTTTTAATTGAGCCTAATATTGAAGTTCATATGGATATGCGCGATTCTCTACTAAGGATGAGAGAAGAAGCCAAAAAGGATGGGATATATTTAGTCTTCTTGAGTGGTTATAGATCAATAAATTTGCAAAACGATATCTTTTATTCTTTAAAATCTATTAGAAATCAAGAAGCGGCAGAAAGAGCTAGAGTTTCAGCCCCTCCAGGGTATTCCGAACATAGTACAGGTTTCGCAATCGATATTGGTGATGCTACTCAAAGAGAGACAGACTTTGAAACCGACTTCGAAAATACTGACGCCTTCAGATGGTTAATAAAAAATGCAGCTAAGTTTCACTTTAAGTTATCGTTCACCAAAGATAATAAATATATAGATTACGAACCCTGGCATTGGAGATATGAGGGGTCAATTGAAGCATTAAAAGTTTTTGAAAGCTCAAATAGAAAATTATAAATCTAATTGATTAATTTAATTATTCAATAAATTATATTTTTCAAAGTCTTAAAGAGAAAATTCTCATAATAAGCATACTTTGAGTTAGCCTTAATAAAGTTAATCTAATATTTGTATAAATTCTATAAATGTCATCTTCGATAAAAGAAATTAGAAATGTTGCAATTATTGCTCACGTAGATCATGGGAAGACAACTCTTGTAGATGCATTGTTATCTCAATCAGGAATATTTAGAGACAATGAAGTTATTCCTACATGTGTAATGGATTCAAATGATCTTGAAAGAGAAAGGGGGATAACAATTCTCTCAAAAAATACTGCAGTTAACTACAAAGATACCAGAATTAATATTATAGATACACCTGGACATGCCGATTTTGGAGGAGAAGTTGAAAGGGTTTTGGGAATGGTTGATGGTTGCCTGCTTATTGTTGATGCAAATGAGGGACCTATGCCTCAAACAAGATTTGTTTTAAAAAAAGCATTAGAAAAAGGACTTAGGCCTATAGTCTTTGTAAATAAAATTGATAGACCACGAGTAGTACCAGAAATAGCAATTGATAAGGTCCTTGATTTGTTTTTGGAGTTAGGTGCTGATGATGATCAATGTGATTTCCCTTATCTTTTTGGGAGTGGCTTATCTGGTTTCGCAAAAGAAGAGATGGAATCTAATAGTGACAATATGATGCCTCTTTTTGAAGCTATTATTAGACACGTTCCTCCTCCAGTAGGTGATTCTAATAAGCCTCTTCAGCTACAAATAACTACTTTGGACTATTCTGATTTCTTAGGCAGAATAGTAATTGGGAAGATCCATAATGGAACTATAAAAAATGGCCAACAGGCTAGTTTAATTAAAGAAAACGGAAAAACTATTAAAGGTAAGGTTAGTAAGCTTTTAGGATTTGAAGGCTTACAAAGAATTGATATAAATGAAGCATTTGCAGGTGATATTGTTGCTGTTTCTGGTTTCGATGACGTCAATATTGGTGAGACCATAGCATGTCCCGATTCTCCTCATCCTCTTCCATTAATCAAAGTTGATGAACCTACCTTAAATATGACTTTTGTTGTCAATGATTCACCATTCGCGGGTAAGGAAGGGAAATTTGTTACCAGTAGACAATTAAAAAATAGATTGGAGAGGGAACTTCTAACAAATGTTGCCCTAAGAGTAGAAGAAACTGATTCTCCTGACAGGTTCTCAGTTTCAGGAAGAGGAGAATTACATCTAGGGATATTGATTGAAACTATGAGAAGAGAGGGTTTTGAGTTTCAAATCTCACAACCTCAAGTAATTTTCAGAGAAATTGATAATGTTGAATGTGAGCCTATAGAGACTTTGGTTTTAGATGTACCTGAAGTATCTGTTGGTTCTTGCATCGAAAAACTTGGATCTAGAAAGGCAGAGATGAAAAACATGCAGACAAGTTCTGATGGTAGAACTCAATTAGAATTTCTAGTACCATCAAGAGGATTAATTGGATTTCGCGGGGAGTTTGTAAGGATCACCAGAGGTGAAGGTATCATGAGCCATTCGTTTTATGAATATAAACCTAAAACAGGAGACTTTGAAACCAGAAGGAATGGCGTTCTTATAGCTTTTGAGGAAGGTGTAGCCACATTTTATGCTTTAAAGAATGCTGAAGATAGGGGAGTATATTTCATTAAACCTGGAGTTAAAGTTTATAAAGGAATGATAATTGGTGAGAATAATCGACCTCAAGATCTTGAGTTGAATATATGTAAAACTAAGCAGTTGACTAATATGAGATCTGCAGGGGCAGAAGAACTTGATACTTTGCAGTCACCTGTGGATATTACCCTTGAAAGAGCGCTCGAATATATTGGTCCAGATGAAATGCTAGAGGTAACACCGGATTCAATAAGAATGAGAAAAATAAATAAAAAGAAAAAAAATTAGTAATTGCTTTAATGAACGAAGAAAGTGCAAAAAGTTTTCAAGATTCCCTTTTTACAGCTTTAAATCTTTTTAACAATCATGAATGGTACGAGGCTCATGATGCTTTTGAAGAAATATGGAATTCCGTAGATGGTGACGAAAGACAAGTTATCCAAGGAATTTTACAAGTATCTGTTTCTCAGTTTCACCTAAGTAAAGGTAATTTAAATGGAGCTACTATTTTGCTTGGAGAGGGTTTAGGCAGAATAAAAACTAGAACCAAGATTGATTTAGGGATTGATCTTGAATCCTTCTGCCAATGTTTGGAAGATTTATTAAGGAAATTACAATATAGAGAACTATTAAACGAGAACGATAAGCCTTTTTTGAAACCTCTTTGATGAATATATCTTTATCTTCAATTAAATTACTATTATGTATTTAATTTTTTTTCAAGAAAGTGAGAAAACTAATCGATCTCAAGGAAAATGAACCTAAATATTCATAATGTATCCCTTTCAATTAAAGGAAGATTAATTGTAAATGATGTTTCCATAACTGTTAATCCAGGGGAAGTTGTAGGTTTGATGGGACCTAATGGTGCTGGGAAAACTACAACTTTTAATCTTGCAGTTGGGAATATAAAACCAGATAAAGGTGAAATTTTAATGAATGGGAAAAATATAACCAATCTTCCTCTACCAATTAGATCAAGACTTGGGTTAGGGTACTTAACTCAGGAAGCGAGTATATTTAGAGACCTCACAGTTAAGGATAATATAGATTTGGCTTTACAAAATTCATCTTATAGTAGAGC
This is a stretch of genomic DNA from Prochlorococcus marinus XMU1412. It encodes these proteins:
- a CDS encoding M15 family metallopeptidase is translated as MELNKDIDQFDIPLAKRTYLNNPNSTLLKKLLIFSPFLFLIFSVAALRLIKNIEIGSLDNLNFQAQINHDHRILGHLPYAEISKEKLVLIEPNIEVHMDMRDSLLRMREEAKKDGIYLVFLSGYRSINLQNDIFYSLKSIRNQEAAERARVSAPPGYSEHSTGFAIDIGDATQRETDFETDFENTDAFRWLIKNAAKFHFKLSFTKDNKYIDYEPWHWRYEGSIEALKVFESSNRKL
- the typA gene encoding translational GTPase TypA, encoding MSSSIKEIRNVAIIAHVDHGKTTLVDALLSQSGIFRDNEVIPTCVMDSNDLERERGITILSKNTAVNYKDTRINIIDTPGHADFGGEVERVLGMVDGCLLIVDANEGPMPQTRFVLKKALEKGLRPIVFVNKIDRPRVVPEIAIDKVLDLFLELGADDDQCDFPYLFGSGLSGFAKEEMESNSDNMMPLFEAIIRHVPPPVGDSNKPLQLQITTLDYSDFLGRIVIGKIHNGTIKNGQQASLIKENGKTIKGKVSKLLGFEGLQRIDINEAFAGDIVAVSGFDDVNIGETIACPDSPHPLPLIKVDEPTLNMTFVVNDSPFAGKEGKFVTSRQLKNRLERELLTNVALRVEETDSPDRFSVSGRGELHLGILIETMRREGFEFQISQPQVIFREIDNVECEPIETLVLDVPEVSVGSCIEKLGSRKAEMKNMQTSSDGRTQLEFLVPSRGLIGFRGEFVRITRGEGIMSHSFYEYKPKTGDFETRRNGVLIAFEEGVATFYALKNAEDRGVYFIKPGVKVYKGMIIGENNRPQDLELNICKTKQLTNMRSAGAEELDTLQSPVDITLERALEYIGPDEMLEVTPDSIRMRKINKKKKN
- a CDS encoding DUF309 domain-containing protein gives rise to the protein MNEESAKSFQDSLFTALNLFNNHEWYEAHDAFEEIWNSVDGDERQVIQGILQVSVSQFHLSKGNLNGATILLGEGLGRIKTRTKIDLGIDLESFCQCLEDLLRKLQYRELLNENDKPFLKPL